A single genomic interval of Camelina sativa cultivar DH55 chromosome 11, Cs, whole genome shotgun sequence harbors:
- the LOC104724308 gene encoding SKP1-like protein 11 has translation MSTKKMIMLKSSDGQSFEVEEEVVIQSQTLAHMVEDDCASTEIPLANVTSKTLALVMEYCKKHHVDDANPISEEELKTWDKEFMETDQSTIFDLILAANYLNIASLLDLTCQTVADMIKGKTPDQIRAHFNIKNDLTPEEEEEVRKENQWVFE, from the coding sequence ATgtcgacgaagaagatgatcatgTTGAAGAGCTCCGACGGTCAGTCGTTCGAGGTGGAAGAGGAGGTCGTGATCCAATCGCAGACCTTAGCGCATATGGTTGAGGACGATTGCGCCAGTACCGAGATCCCCCTTGCTAACGTGACGAGCAAGACTCTAGCCCTAGTGATGGAGTACTGTAAGAAGCACCACGTCGATGACGCTAACCCAATCTCCGAGGAGGAACTCAAGACCTGGGATAAGGAGTTCATGGAAACAGATCAATCCACGATCTTTGATCTCATTCTTGCTGCGAACTACCTAAACATCGCAAGCTTGCTTGACCTGACGTGCCAAACTGTTGCTGATATGATCAAGGGCAAAACTCCAGACCAGATTCGTGCACACTTCAACATTAAGAATGATTTGAcacctgaggaagaagaagaggttcgtAAGGAGAATCAATGGGTTTTTGAATGA
- the LOC104724309 gene encoding peroxidase 62 has protein sequence MGLVRSLCSFIVFLSCLIAVYGQSTRIGFYSTTCPNAETIVRTTVTSHFGSDPRIAPGLLRMHFHDCFVQGCDGSVLLAGPNSERTAGANTNLRGFEVIDDAKTQLEVACPGVVSCADILTLAARDSVALTQGQRWEVPTGRRDGRVSLATNVNNLPSPSDPLAIQQRKFSAFRLTTRDLVALVGGHTIGTAACGFFTNRIFNSTGNTADPTMDQTFVPTLQRLCPQNGDGSARVDLDNGSGNTFDTSFFNNLSRGRGILQSDHVLWTNPTTKSIVQEFMASSSNFNVQFARSMVKMSNIGVKTGRSGEIRRVCSAVN, from the exons atgGGTTTGGTCCGATCACTTTGTTCATTCATAGTCTTCCTTAGTTGTCTCATCGCAGTTTATGGTCAAAGTACGAGGATCGGGTTCTACTCGACAACGTGCCCCAATGCCGAGACGATTGTTCGGACCACGGTGACATCTCACTTTGGTTCTGATCCACGGATTGCACCCGGGTTATTGAGAATGCATTTCCATGATTGCTTCGTTCAAGGTTGTGATGGTTCGGTGCTTTTAGCGGGACCTAACTCTGAAAGAACCGCTGGTGCAAACACTAACCTCCGTGGTTTCGAGGTCATTGACGATGCCAAGACGCAGCTCGAGGTGGCATGTCCTGGTGTTGTCTCTTGTGCTGATATTTTAACATTAGCGGCTCGTGACTCCGTCGCCCTC ACGCAAGGACAACGCTGGGAAGTCCCAACGGGACGTAGAGATGGACGAGTTTCCTTGGCAACGAACGTTAACAATCTCCCTTCTCCAAGTGACCCCCTCGCCATTCAGCAGAGGAAATTTTCCGCTTTTCGCCTCACCACTCGCGATCTAGTCGCTCTTGTTG GAGGACACACGATAGGAACAGCTGCATGTGGGTTCTTCACGAACAGAATATTCAACTCGACCGGAAACACAGCAGATCCAACCATGGACCAAACATTTGTACCAACACTTCAAAGACTTTGTCCCCAAAACGGAGACGGATCAGCTCGTGTGGATCTTGACAATGGAAGTGGAAACACATTTGACACATCCTTCTTCAACAATCTCAGCCGTGGTAGAGGAATTCTTCAATCCGATCACGTTCTTTGGACTAATCCCACTACAAAATCCATAGTGCAAGAGTTCATGGCTTCAAGCAGCAACTTCAATGTTCAGTTCGCGAGGTCAATGGTTAAGATGAGTAATATTGGTGTGAAGACAGGGAGAAGTGGAGAAATTCGTAGGGTTTGCTCTGCTGTTAATTAA
- the LOC104724310 gene encoding uncharacterized protein LOC104724310 has protein sequence MGASSSTDNKESSEKREIESLAASTGALPLLQRSFSKLVHSQTNTVPFQSFKKSFGLSYDSITSEGGQKVPDSFPRLLECLGSSLVDLFFVPDKEGLSWVEFASGYVKCCGRMSSSMSFNTLLRVYYVTAKNAGFSPKLEFESDESDCKISGSISSSELLVFLWLCWTMSWDGRTSKAAEMKGSLFLPDISHLVLSALVSCIESESGNSLDVWETDVSGLELELPIGKFLTWALTTVPSLTECLSHFCNSRLQNVKDGSGPSKSTAVDDSAPKTSENTLLTCGRAWAISLTSKSTISEEILSSCFPCNDNETNNLLYRSYYHGKGMNRLWSNVEGYHAPILVIISASCEVEHKGTSSERKWVIGAILQQGFENKDAFYGSSGNLFSISPVFHSFSSSGKEKNFAYSHLHPAGGVYDAHPKPVGIGFGGTLGNERVFIDEDFAKITVRHHAVDKTYQSGSLFPNQGYLPVEALVLDIEAWGLGGSKAREIQQTYQKREELFTNQRRKIDLKTFTNWEDSPEKMMMDMMGNPNAPRKEER, from the exons ATGGGTGCTTCATCTTCAACAGACAACAAAGAATCATCTGAGAAACGAGAAATCGAAAGCCTCGCCGCTTCAACCGGAGCTCTTCCTCTGCTTCAACGTTCCTTCTCAAAGCTCGTCCATTCTCAAACCAATACAGTTCCTTTTCAATCCTTCAAG AAAAGTTTTGGTTTGAGCTACGATTCAATTACTTCTGAAGGAGGGCAAAAAGTTCCAGACTCGTTTCCCAGATTGTTGGAGTGTTTAGGATCGTCTTTAGTAGATTTGTTCTTCGTACCTGACAAAGAAGGATTGAGTTGGGTTGAGTTTGCTAGTGGTTATGTCAAATGCTGTGGGAGGATGTCATCTTCGATGTCTTTCAACACTTTGTTGAGAGTTTACTATGTGACAGCTAAAAATGCAGGCTTTTCTCCAAAGCTTGAGTTTGAATCTGATGAATCTGATTGTAAGATTAGCGGGTCGATTTCGAGTTCAGAGTTGCTTGTGTTTCTTTGGTTGTGTTGGACAATGTCGTGGGATGGTCGGACTTCTAAAGCTGCTGAAATGAAAGGGTCTTTGTTTCTTCCGGATATAAGTCATCTGGTTCTATCAGCACTTGTGTCTTGCATTGAATCTGAATCTGGAAACAGTTTGGATGTTTGGGAGACTGATGTTTCTGGATTAGAACTCGAACTTCCTATTGGGAAATTCCTAACGTGGGCTTTGACAACAGTTCCTAGCCTCACTGAGTGCCTTTCTCACTTTTGTAATTCGAGACTTCAAAATGTTAAG GATGGATCTGGACCTTCAAAGTCTACTGCTGTAGATGATTCTGCGCCCAAGACAAGTGAAAACACACTTCTAACATGTGGAAGGGCATGGGCGATTTCTTTGACGAGCAAAAGTACAATAAGCGAGGAGATTTTGAGCTCATGCTTTCCCTGCAAtgacaatgaaacaaataatCTTCTATACCG CTCATACTATCACGGGAAAGGCATGAATCGACTGTGGTCCAATGTTGAAGGGTATCATGCTCCGATACTAGTGATAATTTCTGCAAGCTGTGAAGTCGAACACAAGGGTACTTCAAGCGAGAGGAAATGGGTCATTGGTGCAATCTTGCAGCAAGGTTTTGAAAACAAAGATGCATTTTATGGAAGCTCAGGGAACTTGTTCTCCATAAGCCCGGTCTTTCACTCATTCTCATCTTCTG GCAAGGAGAAAAACTTTGCGTATAGCCATCTGCATCCCGCTGGTGGAGTTTACGATGCACACCCTAAACCTGTTGGAATTGGATTCGGTGGAACTCTTGGAAACGAGAGAGTTTTCATTGATGAAGACTTTGCTAAAATCACAGTCCGTCATCATGCAGTTGATAAAACTTACCAGTCAGGCTCTCTTTTCCCAAACCAG GGTTATTTACCAGTAGAGGCTTTGGTTTTAGATATTGAAGCATGGGGATTAGGTGGAAGTAAGGCTAGGGAAATTCAACAAACATACCAGAAAAGAGAAGAGCTTTTCACCAACCAACGTCGAAAG ATCGACTTGAAGACATTTACGAATTGGGAAGATTCACCTGAGAAAATGATGATGGACATGATGGGTAACCCTAATGCTCCTAGAAAGGAAGAGAGGTAA